AAAACTTTTTACCTTAAGTTATTATGTAGgcatatcaaatatcaaaacggcttgccataccAGACGTCACATGGTGTCAgtgccagaggaaactcggccTAGCTGCTTAGCTGTGCTTGTGAACTGTTCATTATTGCGTTCCCATTAAAAGTATGCAACCTGAAATCCAGTATAAgctgttttcatttttctagtatttagatatattactTACCTATGTTAAAATTGTGATGCAGTAGCAGCTTTGGATACCTGGGACCGCTGAGATCAGTCAGAAAGTAGAACTGCAAAATGAGTCAGATGTAAACATTGATCTACCGGAAGTGTGTTCTACGTCATCAAAATATGGGTAGAAACTCGTCACACTCACCACGTACACACGCGAGGTGATGATTTGACAGGTAGTAGATCGAACTGTTATGGAAAAGATTGATCTTAGCAGCCTGGAAGGTGATATCAACGTCCCGGAATCTCAAGTAAAGAAAAGAGGGTAAGAATCGTGTCCCACATCaatattaaatttgaaataaaaatatgtttacaagtGAACGCAGAGAAAGGATGATGGGGAAAGAACGTTTTCAATTTATTGCAATATTTGGATATAAATAGTTTCTGGCTCTATTTGTTTGACAATACTATACATAACGACCTTGCTTTTCTATCACATAATGTATTCCATTTCGGACTATAATTGAATTCGAACAGTTGTATATAGGTATTGTCACAACgaacatgtacagtaataattataaaagattaaaaaaataaataaaaataaacttttcCACACTTGACGTTTCTCATATCTAGATTCCATAACCATATGTCTGCAATGAAGAATAGGTAAGATTTCACTAAGTGGGTGTACAGTAGTATAGTACGTAATACGCTGTAGTTTGGTAATACAAGTAAGTTTAAGTATTTCAAGATTTTTTGAGgggtatggtacatgtatatatatacctacatttACATTCATGTGTATATACCCCCTTTATTATTGTATGCTTAAAGGCTTTCGTTTATAAAAATATTGGTTCACTTTTCACTTTACCATCGGTAGACAGCCTTTGCTTGGAATCGAAAATCCATAGTTAAACGATTCTTCGACACATCCTTtctaatgaaataaaaattgtacCCCTCCCAACAGGGTAACCTTTATTATTTTACCGAATGCTTAATGGCTttcatttatagaaaaataagtacatgtatttgttcaCTCTTCACTTCACCAATGGTATAACAGCTTTTGTTTGGAATCGAAAATACATAGTAAACCAATTTCTCGACACATCAATCCTTTCTAATGAAATAAGAATTAATACTGTTTGTATGTTTGGACTACCTTGAATCCCGCATGCATTTCTTTAAACTATTGAAGGAATATGATTTCAGTTTTGCTGTATTAGCAATACTGGTTGGTGACCATGCAGTTCGGGCCTAAGATGTGTTCTGCTGATAGAAGAAATATGCTTTGAAAATATCCTCCACAAACTTCTATAATTACCCAGGTGTTTCAGCTGCAAAATTCcatatcacatgttatataattacatgttatataattacatgttatataatcacatgttatataattacatgcaAGTGGCATTTAAGAACTTGTCACCAGCCAGTATATACATaatcttttatttaatttttttcccattGGGTGAACAGAATTattggtgtatatatttattataatcaTAAGAATcagaatatttaaatatgatataaacaaaaaaatgcaATGCATATTTCATAATTCAGATTTTTTGGTAAATTGTGTTGGaattaattttccattatttATTACATGACAATTAATGTATTATGTTGATGTTTTCTCTGTCTGCATGTACCAGGGATGCTGGTTCTCCTTTCTCTTTACACTGACCctctttaaatgaaatgttttaagaaCACTGGTATAATCCACAAGCATAATAACTGTAAGCATAATAGTTGTAATGCATATGAACAtttatgtaatactgtattAAGATTTATTGCATTTCAGAATCATGGCATTGACCCTGTCAAGTGTGTCAGCTCGAGAATGGCTCGCCCGTACTCGGGAAGGAATCAAGCCATGGGGAGAATTCATCAATACCAGCAGGTTCCAGGTCCCAAAGTCTGTTGCACCAGTTCCAAAaagaataatgaaaaatattgaacaGTTTCAAAGCAATTACCTTTTTGTCTTCCTCGGACTAGTCCTGTTCTGTGTGTAAGTATAGGTCAGAACCCTTGAGTTTAACAAATGCTTAGTACCTAGTACTTCTAGACCTGGTTTATGTGTAAGTATAGGTCATGACCCTGAGAGTGTAACAACTTTGTGTACGTATAGGTCATGACCTTAGTGTAACAAATGGTCAGTACCAAGTACTTCTAGACCTGTTCTATATGTGTAAGTAAAGACCTGTATCTAGTGAAACAAATACTCTGCAGTACTAACTTAAAAGTGATAAATCAgtaggaaaaaatatttaacaggAGAAAATTCAAGAACCTCTAAGGGCTCTGTATTTTATTCTAGTCTCCGGATTTTTCTTCACCTCAGTGTTGTTTTCTGACAAATCATAAAACAAACATGAAAAAGACCAGTTATTAGACCCCACTCTTCAGTCAAAATGACAATTTCTTATGTATGTATcaagataaatataatacatttccACCCATTTCATAtctattaaatataaaaattaagAACTTTTATTTGGTCAATATGGTATTATACCAACCTTGTAAAATCTTAAATATTGACCTCAGACTTTACTTTTGgttaatatttgattctaccagaTCGATATAACACCATACTGACCTGAGAAGTCCATATAACtgatcattatttatatacatttccaATTGAAATGAAGTCACTTTTTTAAGGTCTGGTGCTTTTGACAAGTCAATTTGAACAttttgggtttttgttttgtgaacTGATGAAATATGGTGAACAGATTAACGTAGTgagcttttaaaaaaaatggaaagaAATACCAAAAACAGAATGACATTTTTTGGAGATTTATTACACAAATTATGAACTTTAGAATGAaataatagatattgtatatatataattcatattgATATATCACAACTGAAATTATAGGATCTTTGAATTTTCTGTCATCAAATcaaaaaaatgttattatacGCTGTCAGAAGCAACAAGATTGTTTCTTTTATAAATTATTTCTAAGTGaaacaatgagacaaacaaTAATATCTGTATTGTGTTTTCTGTTGCAGACTTACCTCCCCTATGTTACTGATCGCCATAGCAGCATGTTTAGGAGCATGTTACATCATCAACATCAAAAATCATGAGAAGAAATTGTCAATAATGGGTAATTGTTTTCTACTCAGTAATGTATATGATAGTTTTACAAGGAAATGTTGTTCCATTAGAATTATTCATCCTAGggagtacatgtacatgtataggtaaAAGACTATTAAGTGTTTTGCCAATTCAATATGAAACCCTTCAAGTTTAACAGCTGTTGGTTGTTCACAAATTGTTCCAATTTATATCTATTGGGTTGACGATAGcacagtcggttagagtgccagccacataacctcaggtgaagatctgaggtgtggTTCAACACTCCCAACCTGTGTCGGTTCGTTTCTCAAGAAGCTGAGGAACTGACCAGTCTGTGTTGTGTCCTAGGGCAAGTCATGTACACCTTACCGTAATttctctggatggcatgcaacaggcctcccatatgttgtttagtgaagaggtcaccaactactaccacctcaaaatgacccttgctCCAGGCTGTTCACtgggcaataaacccagcaaacaaaccaGACCTGCTGGATATCAGGAAAAATGCCAGCAAATGTACATTGTCCTGTTATAATCATATCACTCTAATTAAAACCTAGATGCCCATTCTCACTAACATctaaggggtcacgtcggggtgaccttttggattagccaatcaaatgactacttccagaatcttggaagtgaattttatttgtCCAAATAACTATGCCTAGAGTGCATAGCatgcataatctgtcaatttgtttcaagtcatttcgtcccagaAAGCATAGagctacatgtgtatacatgcTGTGctgaaatggtttgcttcagatgcatacTGTGAtgaaatggtttgcttcgatgacattgACAAATTGAcgattcgccctgaaagtgaaatacaagatcattagaacgtgaccccttatgggatgttgttagatgttcatgtaacatagtgagaatggccatctagattttaatgaGATTGTAATCATATAAGCTAGTTTCGCGTCAGTTTACCTTATTTCAGTAGTTCCAGTATTAGATGGATGGTAAACGTATCTGTTtgtattaacataaaaatgttgtactatttatttatatagGTAAAGAGTTGAGTGTTTCCCAGCAGTATGGAGCCGTGGGCTTGTGTTCTTTCCCTCTGTTTTGGTTGGCCGGGGCGGGTTCTGCTGTTTTCTGGATTATTGGTATgtatgaaagaaagaaaagtcAAATAAATTATAAACCAGATCCCTTGAGCTTTTACTATGTTGTATATAGCCAATATCATATTAGTTaataatttcaatgaaatatattttcagccacaaatgaaaataaaaagttttctgGCTGTTCTGTCATTGTAGTTGATGAGAAACAAGGACAGCACCATTGACCCTTATACAGACAGAAACTTGTTAAGcttttgaataaatatgataaCAAACAACCAGCATACAACACGTTAGCTATAGTTGTACCACTTAATGAATCTAAAGAATATAAAATATCAGCCAGAGGAATACTTAGAGTTGGGGTTTAAAATACTCTCAAAAATGACACCcgggcccagttgttcaaaggtGATTAAACGACTAATCACAGTTtaataacaattttaaaatcctcaTGCAATCTATtgtggtaaaactaacttgagAAAATTTTACGAAACTATAGGATGCACTTGTCAGTCTCCTCCTGcctatatattattttatgccatcttgaattgtattgtatatataccaatgttttGTTTGTCACAGGGAGAGGGCTTTGAATAAGTTGTacaacttgtgcccaatcccgtTGCTTAAaggcacaggggcttggcacgattttccaaatgatagtccatatatatatgtatatagtatcaaggatactatatacatatatatatagactatcatttggaaaatcgtgccaagcccctgtgcttaaaggcaataaaaatatgtttaaataaaatttaaaaaaatcctcCTGCctgcctattttaaggaatatacaGTCATGTACATACACAGATTTTGAAGTAAAAGAGAAATGAGATTCTCTTTAATCATGTGGTTAAgcttacagtgtatataatcaCCTTTTGACCAACAGGGcccagaaattaaaaaaaaaaaaaattaaaactcaGTGTTAGACAGGCAAGGTTTTTTTAGCTGGACTTTGATAACAATCCCATAAAGGCCCAAGTTGTAATGAtggtttgtttattttcaggtGCCTCATTTTTCGTTATAATGCTTCACGCCTCGTTTTACACCCAGCCTGAAGAGGGCGAAGAAGTCGATCTGATGATGGACgaagttgtatgatgtcactcATTCAGCAATAGAGTGAAGAAGGAGGAATTCTGACTGGATGTGATGTGCCATTCTTTATAACAGAACTTCGAGAAGGACAAGATCAAACATGACGTGATAGATCTAAGAAAAACTGGGAAAAACTTTGACTATACTAAGCAAATAACATGCCTATATTTAATAAGCTTTTATTATTTAGTTAAATTAAATTTAGACCATTTCATTTGAATTGTGGGTCTGATATTCTTTGGAGAAATCTGTATGCTCGTTTAGAATCAAAATTGCCCCTCTTGCAAATGTAATCCTCTGGACAGACACTCATTCTTACGCATTTTGTAActtgataaaaatgttttgtgttaaatatgaatgttttaatGATGGCATAGTAGATTCTCCATATGCCTAATTAGTAATCAAAAATTAAGAAGTTTTAGAAATCTCAAGTCAAGGTCTTTTTGAGCctaaattaaaaagaaattttccTCTTGTTTATCCCTCTACTTTGTGCTCAAAGGGTGTTaaagaatattgtatatttttgttaaatatattgttaacagcttatgttttgtgtatgtatatacaatatacataaatgtggGAATACTTGTGATATTAAATCTACAgaatttatttacaaaaatctTTTACTGTATATAGAACTAATATATTTCTTGATGTTAGAACTTCATCTGCCTGGTGAAAcggaaattatttaaaaaaagaaaaaacaaacaaacaaacttgaTCATAGCAGAGATATGAATAACAAAACTATAATGTAGGTCTTGCTTTTTCGCCAGTTTTTTCCAGCAGCTTGTGCTTTCATAAATTGGGAAAATTAAGTAAGGTTTTAGTGAAAATGGGCTAGATATATGTacctgggtttttttttctccattttatCATTGAAACttattatttaaaatcaaaattttgaaaatccaatAAGCACAGAAAGAAATATAGCTCATGATATGAGACACAATATTAGCATCCCAGCAACTGTACCCTTAGCAGTGATTTAAGTTTTGATAGTGGACTTCAAGTCCCTGAGGTTTGCTTTGATCCTGTGTGTCACGTCTTAAATTCTTACAAATAACTGGAATTGTTCAGAGTATGCacacatttcattttatttttaaattattcaaaattatccGATATCCAACAACTATGAAATTGATTAAGCAATTTAAACAATGTTGAGACACCTTCCCATCTACACTTTTACACTTATGAATCAAAGGACAAACCATCTGTTTGGTGCAGTTTTATGGCCTTGATTTGAAATTTACTTTATTCATCACACAATGGGCCTGTTATCCACTAAATTTGACAGTGTAATATTTTTGCATGTGTTCTAGTGTCATATACCCTGGAGAATTTTTGATTGTCGGCATGTGCCAGTAAGAATAATATAATCTAACATTGGTCTGttccctggacagggatatctcaactcgagtgtaagagtttggccagtcagcacgaggtttgccagccaaactcttacacgagggttgagatatccttgttcgttGAACAGaaccatgtttgattatttttctcacatacttgcaaacaaatgtaagtttttctgaaatttttcaTCGTGCCAccttcaatgctccttggaatgtgggtcaaaattgatgacatcatcatttaCGACATGGTTACGCaatgtaaaatgatgacgttacgttattgtgagcagtgTCATATAGTGCGTGCCAGCTGTCTTCATCCCCGTGTGagttcaatttattttttccctAGAAAAAGcg
This genomic stretch from Pecten maximus chromosome 13, xPecMax1.1, whole genome shotgun sequence harbors:
- the LOC117340277 gene encoding prenylated Rab acceptor protein 1-like isoform X2 produces the protein MEKIDLSSLEGDINVPESQVKKRGIMALTLSSVSAREWLARTREGIKPWGEFINTSRFQVPKSVAPVPKRIMKNIEQFQSNYLFVFLGLVLFCVLTSPMLLIAIAACLGACYIINIKNHEKKLSIMGKELSVSQQYGAVGLCSFPLFWLAGAGSAVFWIIGASFFVIMLHASFYTQPEEGEEVDLMMDEVV
- the LOC117340277 gene encoding prenylated Rab acceptor protein 1-like isoform X1 translates to MEKIDLSSLEGDINVPESQVKKRGFHNHMSAMKNRIMALTLSSVSAREWLARTREGIKPWGEFINTSRFQVPKSVAPVPKRIMKNIEQFQSNYLFVFLGLVLFCVLTSPMLLIAIAACLGACYIINIKNHEKKLSIMGKELSVSQQYGAVGLCSFPLFWLAGAGSAVFWIIGASFFVIMLHASFYTQPEEGEEVDLMMDEVV